From the genome of Sphingobacterium kitahiroshimense, one region includes:
- a CDS encoding Lrp/AsnC family transcriptional regulator: MMLDETDTKLLRILQHDATLSNKELAFRLHKSIAAIHERVKKLKQQGYIKKTVAILDRQKINMGLISFSQVFLKAHTAEVLNEFEKEVAKFPEVMECYQMAGSYDFMLRIATKDMQAYHEFLRYRLAVLPHVNTVQTYFVLSETKSETAYPI; this comes from the coding sequence ATGATGCTTGATGAAACCGACACTAAACTATTAAGAATTTTACAGCATGACGCTACACTTAGCAATAAGGAACTAGCATTTAGATTGCATAAATCTATCGCCGCTATACATGAGCGTGTAAAAAAACTGAAACAACAAGGCTATATTAAAAAAACTGTTGCTATTCTTGACCGGCAAAAAATAAACATGGGTCTGATATCTTTTTCACAGGTATTCTTAAAAGCACATACAGCCGAGGTTTTAAATGAATTTGAAAAAGAAGTTGCTAAATTTCCGGAAGTTATGGAATGTTATCAGATGGCTGGATCCTATGATTTTATGCTTCGAATAGCAACTAAAGATATGCAGGCCTATCACGAATTTTTAAGGTACCGCTTAGCCGTACTCCCACATGTGAACACCGTACAAACCTATTTTGTTCTATCGGAAACTAAAAGTGAAACAGCTTATCCGATTTAA
- a CDS encoding YchJ family protein, whose translation MVTKQNTICHCGNSLPYENCCKKIHLDQKEAKTAEQLMRARYSAFVVQDIEFLYTSFHSETRKLQNKIEIARWAKESKWMQLRILFSNSNMVEFEAHYLDSELNLQIHHERSTFKQVDGIWYYVNGKFIS comes from the coding sequence ATGGTGACAAAACAAAATACAATTTGCCATTGTGGCAATTCACTTCCTTACGAAAATTGTTGCAAAAAAATTCATTTAGACCAAAAAGAAGCTAAAACTGCAGAACAATTAATGCGTGCAAGATATAGCGCATTTGTTGTTCAAGATATCGAGTTTTTATATACAAGCTTTCATTCTGAAACACGCAAGTTGCAAAACAAAATAGAAATTGCAAGATGGGCAAAGGAATCAAAATGGATGCAGCTCCGCATTTTATTTAGTAATTCCAATATGGTCGAATTTGAGGCACATTACTTGGATTCCGAGCTGAATTTACAGATTCATCATGAAAGATCCACTTTCAAACAAGTGGATGGAATCTGGTATTATGTCAATGGTAAGTTTATTTCATAA
- a CDS encoding dicarboxylate/amino acid:cation symporter: MYKSKMGLITLVSVTIAALIAICYEFSWVNFSPSFLMAVRWIVATVLIVNALVRKNLTTWILTCMILGIFVGLDFPNIAISLQPLSKGFIKLVKTIVGPILFATLVYGIAGHSDLKQIGRMAWKSMLYFFCATTCAIFIGLGAINLTKAGVGVDVAHMPHEELPKTQISNDAQILETLPDHVHPVYKFTAFFRDLFPENIVKAVYDNQVLQIVVFSVLFGIGLAMVDEKKRKPLVDFTESLSETMFKFTNLIMYFAPIGVGAAMAFTVGHLGVDILKNLFMLLATLYLALIGFLTFVLLPVALYLKIPVLKFINAIKEPVSIAFATTSSDAALPKAMSAMEKFGVPRKIVSFVIPTGYSFNLDGTSLYLSLAAIFVAQAAGIHLTFGEQLMIAFTLMITSKGVAAVPRASLIILIATADQFGLPTFVIAAILGIDELMDMARTSVNVIGNCLATVVVAKWEGEFDEEAPYRDDHGQPELEG; encoded by the coding sequence ATGTATAAATCAAAAATGGGGCTAATTACCCTTGTTTCGGTGACAATTGCTGCACTTATTGCGATATGTTACGAATTTAGTTGGGTCAATTTTTCTCCATCATTTTTAATGGCAGTAAGATGGATTGTTGCTACTGTGTTGATTGTTAATGCTCTTGTTCGGAAGAATCTAACAACTTGGATTTTGACCTGTATGATCTTGGGTATTTTTGTGGGTTTAGATTTTCCAAATATTGCCATATCATTGCAACCGCTAAGTAAAGGTTTCATTAAGTTGGTGAAGACGATTGTAGGACCGATCTTATTTGCAACGTTAGTTTATGGTATTGCAGGTCATTCTGATTTGAAACAGATTGGTCGTATGGCCTGGAAGTCTATGCTGTATTTCTTTTGTGCTACGACTTGCGCTATTTTTATTGGCCTTGGGGCTATAAATCTGACTAAAGCTGGAGTTGGTGTTGATGTTGCACATATGCCTCATGAAGAACTGCCAAAAACGCAAATAAGTAATGACGCACAGATTTTAGAAACTTTACCAGACCATGTTCATCCTGTTTATAAGTTTACGGCATTTTTTAGAGATCTTTTTCCTGAAAATATTGTAAAAGCAGTGTATGACAATCAAGTTTTACAGATCGTGGTGTTTTCAGTTCTTTTTGGTATTGGATTAGCAATGGTTGATGAAAAGAAAAGAAAACCATTGGTTGATTTTACGGAAAGCCTTTCAGAAACAATGTTTAAGTTTACAAACTTAATCATGTATTTTGCTCCAATCGGAGTTGGTGCCGCAATGGCTTTTACAGTTGGTCATTTGGGAGTAGATATTCTGAAAAATCTATTCATGTTGTTAGCAACTTTGTATTTAGCATTAATAGGTTTCCTAACTTTTGTATTGTTGCCTGTTGCACTTTATCTGAAAATCCCTGTATTAAAGTTTATTAATGCGATTAAAGAACCTGTTTCTATTGCATTTGCGACGACAAGTTCTGATGCAGCTTTGCCCAAGGCTATGTCTGCTATGGAAAAATTTGGAGTACCTCGTAAGATTGTGTCTTTTGTTATTCCTACAGGATATAGTTTCAATTTGGACGGAACGTCATTGTATCTATCTTTGGCAGCGATATTTGTTGCTCAAGCGGCTGGAATACATTTGACTTTTGGAGAGCAGTTAATGATCGCATTTACATTAATGATTACTTCTAAAGGGGTTGCCGCAGTTCCCAGAGCATCATTAATTATATTAATTGCTACTGCAGATCAATTTGGTTTACCAACATTTGTGATTGCGGCTATATTAGGAATTGACGAGTTGATGGATATGGCCAGGACTTCGGTCAATGTGATCGGTAATTGTTTAGCTACAGTTGTTGTTGCTAAATGGGAGGGTGAGTTTGACGAAGAGGCCCCATATAGAGATGATCACGGCCAACCGGAATTAGAGGGGTAG
- a CDS encoding 4Fe-4S dicluster domain-containing protein, whose product MAIKITDECINCGACEPECPNNAIYDAGVSWKFSDGTALDGVIDFGDGVTLDADDSQAAVSDEVYYIVSDKCTECVGFHDEPQCAAVCPVDCCVDDEEVRESEEELLAKKAWLHAE is encoded by the coding sequence ATGGCGATTAAAATTACAGACGAGTGTATTAACTGTGGTGCTTGTGAACCGGAGTGCCCAAATAATGCAATATATGACGCTGGAGTGAGTTGGAAATTCTCAGATGGGACGGCATTAGATGGAGTTATTGATTTTGGAGATGGAGTAACGTTAGATGCTGACGATTCTCAAGCTGCTGTATCAGATGAAGTATATTACATTGTTTCGGACAAGTGTACAGAGTGTGTTGGTTTTCATGATGAACCACAATGTGCAGCTGTTTGTCCAGTAGACTGCTGTGTAGATGACGAAGAGGTTCGTGAATCTGAAGAGGAGCTATTAGCAAAGAAAGCCTGGTTACACGCTGAATAA
- a CDS encoding acyl-CoA reductase — MTKKQRLEGFAKLANLFINDHAELQHLVTTAHHKNAWYTAEHVNKAFTSWKANLNLELLENWLSPYPDIESDKIVGLVLAGNIPLVGLHDILCVLVAGFKAQIKVSSDDALLTTYVIQKLIEVEPRFKDRVQLVDRLTDFDLVIATGSDNSSRYFEHYFGKKPHIIRKNRNSIAIITGEESHEQLKALGHDIFDYYGLGCRSVSKIFIPKNYDISHFYEGIESFKEVNTHYKYNNNYDYNKSIYLINGDKHYDNGFLLLKQDDKIASPLAVVYFEEYDNLDNLSQHLNTLSDSLQCVTSEAPLTIKTPAFKFGAGQNPALDDYADGVNTLEFLFANQ, encoded by the coding sequence TTGACAAAGAAACAACGATTAGAAGGTTTTGCAAAACTTGCGAACTTATTCATTAATGATCATGCAGAGCTACAACATTTAGTTACAACTGCTCATCATAAAAATGCATGGTATACCGCAGAACACGTTAATAAAGCCTTTACTTCTTGGAAAGCAAATTTAAACCTTGAGCTATTAGAAAATTGGCTATCGCCATATCCTGATATTGAAAGTGACAAAATTGTAGGTTTAGTCTTAGCGGGCAATATACCTCTTGTAGGTCTTCATGATATATTATGCGTATTGGTCGCTGGTTTTAAAGCACAGATTAAGGTTTCTTCAGACGATGCTCTTCTAACAACTTACGTAATTCAGAAGTTGATAGAAGTTGAACCAAGATTTAAAGATCGTGTACAACTAGTGGATAGATTAACTGATTTTGATTTAGTGATTGCAACAGGTTCCGACAATTCTTCGCGGTACTTTGAACATTACTTTGGAAAAAAACCACATATTATTAGAAAAAACAGAAACAGCATTGCCATCATTACAGGTGAAGAATCGCACGAGCAACTAAAAGCTTTAGGCCATGATATCTTTGATTATTACGGTCTGGGATGTCGTTCTGTATCTAAAATATTTATCCCAAAAAATTATGATATAAGTCATTTCTATGAAGGAATTGAATCTTTTAAAGAGGTAAACACACATTATAAATACAATAATAATTACGATTATAACAAATCCATTTATTTAATAAATGGTGACAAGCATTATGATAATGGGTTTTTATTATTAAAACAAGATGACAAAATAGCATCACCCTTAGCTGTAGTTTATTTTGAAGAGTATGATAACTTAGACAATCTTTCTCAGCACTTAAATACATTATCAGACAGCTTACAATGCGTTACATCAGAAGCACCTTTAACGATCAAAACACCAGCTTTTAAATTCGGTGCCGGACAAAATCCTGCTTTAGATGATTATGCTGATGGGGTCAATACACTAGAATTTTTATTTGCAAACCAGTAA
- a CDS encoding fructose-6-phosphate aldolase: MYIIKVKGVAKIPDYVQLRDDSFTLLAYFRVDRPDKSLDKIGLGDKSAYIMQMVKELPFGQIKKLEL; this comes from the coding sequence ATGTATATAATCAAAGTAAAAGGAGTTGCCAAAATCCCTGACTATGTTCAATTAAGAGATGATTCATTCACTCTTTTAGCATATTTTAGGGTTGATCGCCCCGACAAATCTTTGGACAAAATTGGTCTCGGAGACAAGTCAGCGTACATTATGCAAATGGTAAAGGAATTGCCATTTGGACAAATAAAAAAATTAGAATTATAG
- a CDS encoding cell division ATP-binding protein FtsE has translation MSGNTVITLKSVDIYQQKHLVLSNVNLNINKGEFLYLIGQSGSGKSSLLKIIYGDLYIGNGEGLIAGFDLKKLHENDVPYLRRKLGIVFQDFHLLSDRSVEKNLEFALRATGWKDKTQIEHRMLDVLEKVGLRSKLKKMPHELSGGEQQRIVIARALLNNPEIILADEPTGNLDPATSEEIVLLLRDIASSGTAVLMATHDYQIIRNMPARIIKTADGVLLDQVEI, from the coding sequence ATGTCTGGAAATACAGTAATCACATTAAAAAGCGTCGATATCTACCAACAAAAACATTTGGTCTTATCGAATGTGAATTTGAATATCAATAAAGGCGAATTTCTTTACCTCATTGGTCAATCAGGAAGTGGAAAAAGTAGTTTGCTAAAAATAATCTATGGCGATTTATATATTGGTAACGGAGAAGGACTAATTGCAGGTTTTGATTTAAAAAAACTGCATGAAAATGATGTCCCCTACCTGAGACGTAAGTTAGGAATCGTTTTCCAAGATTTTCATTTATTATCAGATCGCTCTGTAGAGAAAAATTTAGAATTTGCACTTAGAGCCACCGGCTGGAAAGATAAAACGCAAATTGAACATAGAATGCTCGATGTACTTGAAAAAGTAGGACTTCGCTCGAAATTAAAAAAAATGCCTCATGAACTTTCAGGAGGAGAACAGCAACGTATTGTTATTGCACGAGCACTCCTTAATAATCCGGAAATTATATTGGCCGATGAGCCAACAGGAAACCTTGACCCTGCTACTTCTGAAGAAATTGTATTGCTTTTACGGGATATCGCTTCTTCTGGAACAGCAGTTTTAATGGCAACTCATGATTACCAAATTATCCGTAATATGCCTGCACGCATCATCAAAACCGCTGATGGGGTATTGCTAGATCAAGTAGAAATATAA
- a CDS encoding nucleotide exchange factor GrpE has protein sequence MSEQENNNETIQDPIEDNTTENQEETIELSVEEKLSAEVAEAKDKYVRLSAEFDNYRKRTSKERVELIQSAGKDVITKLLSTVDDFDRALKAMETATDVESIKTGIEIVNNKFRQTLEHQGLKEMDVVGKEFDADLQEAITAIPAPTPDLKNKVIDVIEKGYYLNDKVIRHAKVIIGQ, from the coding sequence ATGAGCGAACAAGAGAATAATAACGAGACGATTCAAGATCCTATTGAGGATAATACAACGGAAAATCAAGAAGAGACGATTGAACTTTCTGTTGAAGAGAAATTAAGTGCTGAAGTAGCAGAGGCAAAAGATAAATATGTACGTTTATCAGCAGAATTTGATAATTATAGAAAACGTACAAGTAAAGAACGTGTTGAATTAATTCAATCTGCTGGAAAAGATGTGATCACAAAACTATTATCAACAGTGGATGATTTTGACAGAGCTTTAAAAGCAATGGAAACAGCAACAGATGTTGAATCAATAAAAACTGGTATAGAGATCGTCAATAATAAATTCAGACAAACTTTAGAACACCAAGGTTTAAAAGAAATGGATGTAGTAGGTAAAGAGTTTGATGCTGATTTACAAGAAGCAATAACGGCTATTCCAGCTCCTACTCCAGATTTGAAAAATAAAGTTATTGATGTTATTGAAAAAGGTTACTATTTAAATGATAAAGTAATCCGTCATGCTAAGGTAATTATAGGTCAATAA
- the dnaJ gene encoding molecular chaperone DnaJ, which translates to MSKRDYYDILGVARGADEKEIKSAYRKLAVKYHPDKNPGDHEAEEKFKEAAEAYDVLSNPQKKQRYDQFGHAGSSASGGGYGGGMNMDDIFSQFGDIFGGGGHPFESFFGGGGGGSRGGRRVAKGTNLRIKVKLTLEEIAKGVEKKVKVNKQVNCHTCDGSGAKDKSSFHTCNTCGGSGSVRRVTNTILGQMQTTSTCPTCNGEGVEITAKCTTCRGEGLERGEETIAINIPAGVSEGMQLSMSGKGNAAPRGGVAGDLIILIEEIPHEALKRDGLNIIYDLYINFVDATLGTSVEVPTIDGKAKIKIEPGTQAGKILRLKGKGIPEVNSYHKGDQLIYVNIWTPKAVSSDEKEILQKLKESPNFKPQPGKSEKSFFERIKEYFD; encoded by the coding sequence ATGTCAAAAAGAGATTATTACGATATATTAGGTGTAGCTCGTGGTGCAGATGAAAAAGAAATTAAATCTGCCTACCGTAAACTTGCCGTAAAGTATCACCCGGATAAAAACCCTGGTGATCATGAAGCTGAAGAAAAATTTAAAGAGGCTGCTGAAGCATATGATGTATTAAGCAATCCTCAGAAAAAACAACGCTATGATCAATTTGGTCATGCGGGTAGCTCTGCTTCCGGAGGCGGTTATGGTGGTGGCATGAATATGGATGACATATTTAGCCAATTTGGAGATATATTTGGTGGAGGTGGTCATCCTTTCGAAAGTTTCTTCGGTGGCGGTGGCGGAGGCTCAAGAGGAGGCCGTCGTGTTGCTAAAGGAACAAATCTTCGCATTAAAGTAAAATTAACACTCGAAGAAATTGCTAAAGGTGTTGAGAAAAAAGTAAAAGTAAATAAACAAGTAAACTGTCATACCTGCGATGGTAGTGGTGCAAAAGATAAATCATCTTTCCACACTTGTAATACTTGTGGCGGCTCAGGATCTGTTCGCCGCGTAACCAATACAATCTTAGGCCAGATGCAAACGACAAGCACTTGTCCTACTTGTAATGGTGAAGGGGTAGAAATTACCGCAAAGTGTACTACATGTAGAGGTGAAGGATTAGAAAGAGGTGAAGAAACAATTGCGATCAACATTCCGGCTGGTGTAAGTGAAGGTATGCAACTTTCAATGAGTGGAAAAGGGAACGCAGCTCCTCGCGGAGGTGTTGCCGGTGATCTAATTATCCTCATTGAAGAAATTCCTCATGAAGCATTAAAAAGAGATGGTCTAAATATTATTTATGACCTATATATTAATTTTGTAGATGCTACATTAGGAACAAGCGTTGAAGTTCCAACGATTGATGGTAAAGCAAAAATTAAAATTGAACCAGGAACCCAGGCCGGCAAGATATTAAGACTAAAAGGAAAAGGTATTCCTGAAGTCAATTCTTACCACAAAGGTGATCAATTAATTTATGTGAATATCTGGACGCCTAAAGCGGTCTCATCTGACGAAAAAGAGATTTTACAGAAATTGAAAGAATCACCGAATTTCAAGCCACAACCTGGTAAATCTGAAAAATCATTTTTTGAACGGATCAAAGAATATTTCGACTAG
- a CDS encoding outer membrane beta-barrel protein — translation MKKLLLTLTAVAGLTFASQAQEFGFKKTDFIVEGNFSANTKNNKTAEKKENSFNFNPSVGYFISDKVAVGLDFNFGNLKATDYSGTNDTYNKSSNFGVGAYGRYYFLDLGSRFKTYAQLAAGYQQRTGEVNNGTTTTDIPKVKGFGAGAGLGMNYFVTENIAINFGLTDLLSFGTAKEDGGKSSNEFNANINSFNNFFDTAKFGLTFKF, via the coding sequence ATGAAAAAATTATTACTTACTCTAACAGCAGTAGCTGGTCTAACTTTTGCATCTCAAGCACAAGAATTTGGTTTCAAAAAAACTGACTTTATTGTAGAAGGTAATTTCTCAGCAAATACAAAAAATAATAAAACAGCTGAAAAGAAAGAAAACTCATTCAACTTCAATCCTTCTGTAGGTTATTTCATATCTGATAAAGTTGCAGTTGGTTTAGATTTCAACTTTGGAAATTTAAAAGCAACAGACTATTCTGGTACAAACGATACGTACAATAAATCAAGCAACTTTGGAGTTGGTGCTTATGGTCGTTACTACTTTTTAGATTTAGGATCACGTTTTAAAACTTATGCGCAATTAGCCGCTGGTTATCAACAAAGAACTGGAGAAGTTAACAACGGTACAACAACTACAGACATTCCTAAAGTTAAAGGATTTGGTGCTGGCGCTGGTTTAGGGATGAATTACTTCGTTACTGAAAACATCGCGATCAACTTTGGTTTAACAGACTTATTATCTTTTGGTACAGCTAAAGAAGATGGCGGTAAATCTTCAAACGAATTCAATGCTAACATCAACAGTTTTAACAACTTTTTTGATACAGCTAAATTTGGTTTAACTTTCAAATTCTAA
- a CDS encoding C40 family peptidase — protein sequence MEFGICNLTIVPLRAEESHRSEMVSQLLFGEAFEILTKSKDWTKVRTEMDYYVGWIQNGQFLAITDDQYEEYQSLSKIKIGFDGGHLINNDLCIQLLHGTIVRKDFPYIGADDLVELNAIELHFEQEDFIEQVAILAKQYWEVPYLWGGRSKFGIDCSGFSQLIYQSFGISLPRDAYQQVELGQTVDFLSEIQVGDLAFFDNEEGRINHVGIMLDSETIIHASSRVRIDRMDQEGIFNKDWNKYTHKLRIIKRYV from the coding sequence ATGGAATTTGGAATATGTAATTTAACAATTGTACCATTGCGGGCGGAGGAATCACATCGGAGTGAAATGGTTTCACAATTGCTGTTTGGAGAAGCTTTCGAAATACTGACGAAATCAAAGGATTGGACAAAAGTTCGTACTGAAATGGACTATTATGTTGGTTGGATACAGAATGGGCAATTTTTAGCAATAACAGATGATCAGTATGAGGAGTACCAGTCGTTAAGTAAGATCAAGATCGGTTTTGATGGGGGGCATCTTATCAATAATGATCTTTGTATCCAGCTTTTACATGGAACGATTGTACGAAAGGATTTTCCTTATATTGGAGCAGATGATTTAGTAGAGCTTAATGCAATTGAACTGCATTTTGAGCAAGAAGACTTCATCGAGCAGGTTGCAATACTCGCAAAGCAATACTGGGAGGTACCCTATCTTTGGGGAGGGCGATCTAAATTTGGAATTGATTGCTCCGGTTTCTCACAATTGATTTATCAATCCTTTGGTATTTCCTTACCAAGGGATGCTTATCAACAGGTTGAATTAGGGCAGACAGTTGACTTTTTGTCAGAGATTCAAGTAGGTGATCTTGCTTTTTTTGATAATGAAGAAGGTAGGATAAATCATGTTGGTATTATGCTGGACTCTGAAACCATTATTCACGCTTCTTCCCGTGTTCGAATAGATAGGATGGATCAAGAGGGAATATTTAATAAGGATTGGAATAAATACACACATAAGCTGCGTATCATCAAGCGCTACGTTTAA
- a CDS encoding universal stress protein — MDTNVVKITRILVAVDDEPCSHKAISYAKEMVKKFEASVALVTVTSPTSPASYGADPLLGQQPIIIPEVSEIEQQNAQKYLEELGQEFEGANEVFLFNRIGSVKEEILATSHEWSADLIVMGSNGRTGFDHFISGSVSEAVIRKATCPVLVVPGKCE, encoded by the coding sequence ATGGATACCAATGTTGTAAAAATAACGAGAATATTAGTTGCTGTGGACGATGAACCATGTTCACATAAAGCGATTTCCTATGCTAAAGAAATGGTTAAAAAATTTGAAGCTTCAGTAGCTTTAGTGACGGTTACCTCTCCCACTTCTCCTGCCAGCTATGGTGCAGATCCGCTGTTAGGTCAACAACCAATCATCATACCCGAAGTATCGGAAATAGAGCAGCAGAATGCTCAAAAATACTTAGAAGAACTAGGACAAGAGTTCGAAGGCGCTAATGAAGTTTTCTTATTCAATAGAATAGGCTCGGTAAAAGAAGAAATACTAGCCACTTCTCATGAGTGGTCAGCTGATCTCATCGTAATGGGATCAAATGGTAGAACAGGGTTTGATCATTTTATCTCGGGCTCCGTTTCTGAAGCTGTAATTAGAAAAGCAACATGTCCTGTGCTCGTTGTACCGGGTAAATGTGAATAA
- a CDS encoding RsmB/NOP family class I SAM-dependent RNA methyltransferase, translated as MSDFSEKRVQQQIRNFERAMDGYEGNEPFARYLTSFFKINKQMGSKDRKWTSRLCYNYFRLGKGATQLSQQKRLIIAEYLCETESPFVALFEPDWNLSLSLEEKIAFLKKLELLELDTIFPFKNYLSSAIDQVDFIQNQFLQPDLFIRIRKGKEKFVKAIFEAEQIGYKFITEQTVALANGTSLQRFKDLDGVIEVQDLSSQRTLEFMDALPKENWWDACAASGGKALLFLDKHPTTNLLVSDVRMSILRNLDERFERAGIKAYRKKIVDLTKDTTPILGVELFDGVILDAPCTGSGTWGRSPENISYFNAKKIDEFATLQKEIAKNVSLHLKVGKPLVYITCSVFEKENEEVIAYIQKELGYSLHSYKVLKGYYEKADSMFVARLIKL; from the coding sequence ATGAGTGATTTTAGTGAAAAAAGAGTACAGCAGCAAATTCGTAATTTTGAAAGAGCAATGGATGGTTATGAAGGGAATGAGCCGTTTGCTCGTTATCTAACTTCATTTTTTAAAATTAATAAGCAAATGGGATCAAAGGACAGAAAATGGACTTCCCGGTTGTGTTATAATTATTTTCGATTGGGTAAGGGGGCAACGCAGCTTTCTCAACAAAAAAGATTAATCATTGCGGAGTACTTATGTGAAACAGAAAGTCCATTTGTCGCTTTATTTGAACCTGATTGGAATTTAAGCCTATCATTGGAAGAAAAAATAGCTTTTTTAAAAAAACTAGAATTATTGGAGCTAGATACCATTTTTCCTTTTAAAAATTACCTTTCATCTGCGATAGATCAGGTTGATTTTATACAAAATCAATTCTTGCAACCTGACTTATTTATTCGGATTAGAAAAGGTAAGGAAAAGTTTGTGAAAGCTATTTTTGAAGCGGAACAGATCGGCTATAAATTTATAACGGAACAAACTGTTGCTTTAGCAAATGGAACTTCACTACAGCGGTTTAAGGATCTCGATGGTGTAATCGAAGTGCAAGATCTTTCTTCTCAGCGGACCCTTGAATTTATGGATGCTTTGCCGAAAGAAAATTGGTGGGATGCCTGTGCCGCTTCTGGTGGTAAGGCTTTATTGTTCCTAGATAAGCATCCGACTACTAATTTATTGGTTTCAGATGTTCGTATGAGCATTCTGCGTAATTTAGATGAACGTTTTGAAAGGGCTGGTATAAAAGCTTATCGAAAAAAAATAGTTGATTTAACGAAAGATACTACGCCTATTTTGGGAGTTGAGCTTTTTGATGGAGTTATTTTAGATGCTCCATGCACCGGCTCTGGAACTTGGGGTCGAAGCCCTGAAAATATTAGTTATTTTAATGCAAAGAAGATCGATGAGTTTGCCACATTGCAAAAAGAAATTGCTAAAAATGTTTCATTGCATTTGAAAGTGGGTAAACCGTTGGTATACATCACTTGTTCTGTTTTTGAGAAAGAAAATGAGGAGGTGATTGCTTATATTCAAAAAGAACTGGGGTATAGTCTCCATTCTTATAAAGTATTAAAAGGATATTATGAAAAGGCGGATAGTATGTTTGTTGCCCGTTTAATCAAACTTTAA